A genomic segment from Pseudomonas mendocina encodes:
- the glpE gene encoding thiosulfate sulfurtransferase GlpE, which produces MSEFKRISPQQAQELRAQGAVVVDIRDPHSFANGHICGSRHLDNHSLHDFITHADLDAPLIVSCYHGNSSQGAAAYLAGQGFSEVYSLDGGFELWRATYPSETAQSSEE; this is translated from the coding sequence ATGAGCGAATTCAAGCGTATTTCCCCGCAACAGGCGCAAGAACTGCGTGCCCAGGGTGCCGTGGTGGTCGACATCCGCGACCCGCACAGTTTTGCCAATGGTCATATCTGCGGCTCGCGTCATCTGGACAACCACTCGCTGCATGACTTCATCACTCATGCCGACCTCGATGCGCCGCTGATCGTCTCGTGCTACCACGGCAACTCCAGCCAGGGCGCGGCGGCTTATCTTGCAGGCCAGGGTTTCTCTGAAGTGTACAGCCTCGATGGCGGTTTCGAGCTTTGGCGCGCCACCTACCCAAGCGAGACGGCCCAGAGTTCCGAAGAATAA
- a CDS encoding PrkA family serine protein kinase has protein sequence MSIFSHFQQRFEATRQEEYSLQEYLELCKQDRSAYATAAERLLMAIGEPELLDTSSDPRLSRIFSNKVIRRYPAFADFHGMEECIDQIVSYFRHAAQGLEEKKQILYLLGPVGGGKSSLAEKLKQLMEKVPFYAIKGSPVFESPLGLFNATEDGAILEEDYGIPRRYLSSIMSPWATKRLQEFGGDISQFRVVKLYPSILNQIAVAKTEPGDENNQDISALVGKVDIRKLEEYPQNDADAYSYSGALCRANQGLMEFVEMFKAPIKVLHPLLTATQEGNYNSTEGLGAIPYSGILLAHSNESEWHSFRNNKNNEAFIDRIYIVKVPYCLRVTDEIKIYDKLLINSSLAKAHCAPDTLKMLAQFSTLSRLKEPENSNIYSKMRVYDGENLKDTDPKAKSIQEYRDSAGVDEGMNGLSTRFAFKILSKVFNFDPHEVAANPVHLLYVLEQQIEQEQFPAEVRERYLRYIKEYLAPRYIEFIGKEIQTAYLESYSEYGQNIFDRYVLYADFWIQDQEYRDPETGEILNRVALNEELEKIEKPAGISNPKDFRNEIVNFVLRARANNNGKNPTWLSYEKLRVVIEKKMFSNTEDLLPVISFNAKGSKEDQQKHNDFVKRMVERGYTEKQVRLLSEWYLRVRKSQ, from the coding sequence ATGAGCATTTTCAGTCACTTCCAACAACGTTTCGAGGCGACCCGCCAGGAGGAGTACTCGCTGCAGGAGTACCTCGAACTGTGCAAGCAGGATCGCAGTGCCTACGCCACTGCGGCCGAGCGCCTGCTGATGGCCATTGGCGAGCCGGAGTTGCTGGACACCTCCAGTGATCCACGGCTGTCGCGCATCTTCTCCAACAAGGTGATCCGCCGCTATCCGGCCTTCGCCGACTTCCATGGCATGGAAGAATGCATCGACCAGATCGTCTCCTACTTCCGCCACGCCGCGCAGGGCCTGGAGGAGAAGAAGCAGATCCTCTACCTGCTGGGTCCGGTGGGTGGCGGTAAATCCTCGCTGGCCGAGAAGCTCAAGCAACTGATGGAGAAGGTGCCCTTCTACGCCATCAAGGGCTCGCCGGTGTTCGAATCGCCACTGGGGCTGTTCAACGCCACCGAAGACGGCGCCATTCTCGAAGAGGACTATGGCATCCCGCGCCGTTACCTCAGCTCGATCATGTCGCCGTGGGCCACCAAGCGCCTGCAGGAGTTCGGCGGCGACATCAGCCAGTTCCGCGTGGTCAAGCTGTACCCCTCGATCCTCAACCAGATCGCCGTGGCCAAGACCGAGCCGGGCGACGAGAACAACCAGGACATCTCCGCCCTGGTGGGCAAGGTGGACATCCGCAAGCTGGAGGAATACCCGCAGAACGACGCCGACGCCTACAGCTACTCGGGCGCTCTATGCCGGGCCAACCAGGGCCTGATGGAATTCGTCGAGATGTTCAAGGCGCCGATCAAGGTGCTGCACCCGCTGCTGACCGCCACCCAGGAAGGCAACTACAACAGCACCGAAGGCCTCGGCGCGATCCCCTACAGCGGCATCCTGCTGGCCCACTCCAACGAATCGGAGTGGCACAGCTTCCGTAACAACAAGAACAATGAAGCCTTCATCGACCGTATCTACATCGTCAAGGTGCCCTACTGCCTGCGGGTGACCGACGAGATCAAGATCTACGACAAACTGTTGATCAACAGCTCGCTGGCCAAGGCCCATTGCGCCCCGGACACGCTGAAGATGCTCGCCCAATTCTCCACCCTGTCACGCCTCAAGGAGCCGGAGAACTCCAACATCTACTCGAAGATGCGCGTCTACGACGGCGAGAACCTCAAGGATACCGACCCGAAAGCCAAGTCGATCCAGGAGTACCGCGACAGCGCTGGCGTCGACGAGGGCATGAACGGCCTGTCGACCCGCTTCGCCTTCAAGATCCTGTCCAAGGTGTTCAACTTCGACCCGCATGAGGTGGCGGCCAACCCGGTACACCTGCTCTACGTGCTGGAGCAGCAGATCGAGCAGGAGCAGTTCCCCGCCGAAGTACGCGAGCGCTACCTGCGCTACATCAAGGAATACCTGGCGCCACGTTACATCGAGTTCATCGGCAAGGAAATCCAGACCGCTTACCTGGAGTCCTACAGCGAGTACGGGCAGAACATCTTCGACCGTTACGTGCTGTACGCAGACTTCTGGATCCAAGATCAGGAATACCGCGACCCGGAAACGGGCGAAATCCTCAACCGCGTGGCGCTGAACGAAGAACTGGAGAAGATCGAGAAGCCAGCCGGCATCAGCAACCCGAAGGACTTCCGCAACGAGATCGTCAACTTCGTGCTGCGTGCCCGCGCCAACAACAACGGCAAGAACCCCACCTGGCTCAGCTACGAGAAGCTGCGCGTGGTGATCGAGAAGAAGATGTTCTCCAACACCGAGGACCTGCTCCCGGTCATCAGCTTCAACGCCAAGGGCAGCAAGGAGGATCAGCAGAAACACAACGACTTCGTCAAACGCATGGTCGAGCGCGGCTACACCGAGAAACAGGTACGCCTGCTGTCGGAGTGGTATCTGCGCGTACGTAAATCGCAGTAA
- a CDS encoding YeaH/YhbH family protein codes for MSYVIDRRLNGKNKSTVNRQRFLRRYREHIKKAVEEAVSRRSITDMEHGEQISIPGRDIDEPVLHHGRGGKQTIVHPGNKEFTTGERIPRPQGGGGGRGSGKASNSGEGMDEFVFQITQEEFLDFMFEDLELPNLVKRHLTGADTFKTVRAGISNEGNPSRINIVRTLRSAHARRIALSGSSRAKLREAKAELERLRREEPDNFGDIQAIQEEIERLSARIHRVPFLDTFDLKYNLLTKQPNPSSKAVMFCLMDVSGSMTQATKDVAKRFFILLYLFLKRNYDKIDVVFIRHHTSAKEVDEEEFFYSRETGGTIVSSALKLMQEVMAERYPINEWNIYAAQASDGDNWNDDSPVCRDILINQIMPFVQYFTYVEITPREHQALWFEYEQVAAAFADSFAQQQLVSAADIYPVFRELFQRRLVS; via the coding sequence ATGAGCTACGTAATCGACCGACGCCTCAACGGCAAGAACAAAAGCACGGTGAACCGCCAGCGTTTTCTGCGGCGCTACCGTGAGCACATCAAGAAGGCGGTAGAGGAAGCCGTCAGCCGGCGCTCCATTACCGACATGGAGCACGGCGAGCAAATCAGCATTCCCGGCCGAGATATCGACGAACCGGTGCTGCATCATGGTCGCGGCGGCAAGCAGACCATCGTCCACCCCGGCAACAAGGAATTCACCACCGGCGAACGTATTCCTCGCCCACAAGGCGGTGGCGGCGGACGAGGCAGTGGCAAGGCGAGCAACTCCGGCGAAGGCATGGACGAGTTCGTGTTCCAGATCACCCAGGAGGAATTCCTCGACTTCATGTTCGAGGACCTGGAGCTGCCTAACCTGGTCAAGCGCCACCTCACCGGCGCCGACACCTTCAAGACCGTGCGCGCCGGCATCAGCAACGAGGGAAACCCTTCGCGCATCAACATCGTGCGCACCCTGCGCTCGGCGCATGCACGGCGCATCGCCCTGTCCGGCTCCAGCCGCGCCAAGCTGCGCGAAGCCAAGGCAGAACTGGAGCGACTGCGACGGGAAGAGCCGGACAACTTCGGCGATATTCAGGCCATTCAGGAGGAAATCGAGCGGCTCAGCGCGCGCATCCATCGCGTGCCGTTTCTCGACACTTTCGACCTCAAGTACAACCTGCTGACCAAGCAGCCCAACCCAAGCTCCAAGGCGGTGATGTTCTGCCTGATGGACGTCTCCGGCTCCATGACCCAGGCCACGAAGGATGTCGCGAAGCGCTTCTTCATCCTGCTGTACCTGTTCCTCAAGCGCAATTACGACAAGATCGACGTGGTGTTCATCCGCCACCACACCAGTGCCAAGGAAGTGGACGAGGAGGAGTTCTTCTACTCCCGCGAGACCGGCGGCACCATCGTCTCCAGCGCCCTGAAGCTGATGCAGGAGGTGATGGCCGAGCGCTATCCAATCAACGAATGGAATATCTACGCCGCCCAGGCGTCGGACGGCGACAACTGGAACGACGACTCGCCGGTATGCCGGGATATATTGATCAACCAGATCATGCCGTTCGTGCAGTACTTCACCTACGTCGAGATCACCCCACGTGAGCACCAGGCGCTGTGGTTCGAGTACGAACAGGTGGCCGCGGCCTTCGCCGACAGCTTCGCCCAGCAGCAACTGGTGTCCGCCGCGGACATCTACCCGGTGTTCCGCGAACTGTTCCAGCGTCGCCTGGTGAGTTGA